CTGATCTCTTCACATGCTAATCCATGCAACCTAGGAACCCTGATTAGAGAACATCAGGTAGTGAAGACTGATCCAAATGTGAAATGCTGATCAACAAATAGTTTTCAATATTCTTTGGTGTGGTTTTGTGAAACTACTTGGCATACTTGGTCAGGTATTAGTATCTTTGGGTAAATGGTATTATGGAGATAACCAGTAGAGTTGTCTACTGACCTGGCATTCCAGCGTAGGCCAATGCGGGGTTTGCAGCAGCTGCTGCGGCTAGAGACTCCTGCTGGCTCTGTTGGCCCTGCCCAGGTGTGAGAGGACGCTGGTTGGTTCCTGTGCGCATCACCTGGATGAGAAGGCAAGGATATTATCACACCCACAGGCTGCCACACTACAGCATTACACGTTGAAAACGTTTGCAGGGCAAGAATGACAgccattacattttcaaaaatccagtGTGAGATCTCTTCTGTTAACACATCACATACGGAAGTGGTTGTCGCTAATCTTCCCTAAATTGCTGTTTAAATCCTTACAATCAGACAGATTATGCCAAAGCACAAAACAAATCTTATCTAATCTAGACATGGTACATTTCAAATTCATGAAAAAAGGAACAGTATTTTAAGTACAAGACAATCTGGAAGACAAAGCCAGGTTGAATACATACACTGCTCAGCAAGCATTATAATTCCTACCTGTGGTTGGCCTGGCCCTGGTCCCTGATTGGATGCCTGCTGATTAGCCGAGTGATTGGCAGTAGCTGCAGCCTGTTGCTGGAAGAGGTTGGCCGGGTACACGCCCCAGGGAACACCGTAGTACTGTGGTGGAACCACTGTAGGGCCTGAGGAAAGACATTTAGACATGGCACATATTTCATACAACTGATATATGTAGAAAGTTTTTGCTTGAATTTGACACAATTGCACCGTGTATCGAAAATATTGTTGCATCCCAATCAGGGATTAAACTGAACAGAGCACAAGGAAGGAAAATGTGCCGTGTGTCAACCTGCAAGCGTAGCTGCTGCTGCCAGCCCAGCGGCAGTGTAGGGATCGGCTCCAGGGGGGGCAGCGTTAATGATGTAAGGGTTTGGCACAAATGCAGGAGCTAGGCCAGCTGGGTAATATGAGGAACAAACAATGTAATTAATATTTCCATATCAAATCGCATTGAAATGGCTATGCAACAGTAAATTCACATAGCATGCGACCTAACTTGAGCCCCACAAAGCAGTTTAACTATATTACAAGACATCTACACACCTAGCAAACACGGACAAACAGGCTGGCTTACCaagatgctgctgctgggctgcagcCAGGGCATACTGCTGTTGCTGAGCCGCAGTCAGCTGTTGAACAGTCAGGTGATTGGATCTCTGGAACAACtggtaaaaacaacaaaaaaaaaatagttaggCAAAACTGAGTTAGGCATAGTCACACCTGATTAAATCTCTTATTAGATAATGTTTGTAGTTCAACGGACCTGCTGCTGGGAGTTGTAGTCGAACAATCCCATTGGGGTCCCAGAGGAGTCCACCTGAATCTGGTTCCCAGCATAGTCAAACTGGAGGGACTCCACGCCGGCTTGCTGCTCCATACCCCCCATGTTCTGGGCCTCCTGGTTCTGGAAGTCCTCAGTCGGGGCCTTGTTCTGGGCCGGGTTCTGCTGCTGGAGGGCGTGGgggtggtgctggtgctggtgctggtgctggtgctggtgctggccCATCATCTCCAAACCGGTCTGACTGGGACCCATCCTCTCCACGGCCTCGGTGGGGGAAGCTTGGCGACTTCCAGGGGTTGGGCTGGATGAGCAAAGAAGTTATCAAAACATCAGTGATCACGCCTTGTTTAGTACAGACCTTCATCACAGTCAGATACAGGGCCTGGCAGGAGCTGAGACCCTATTCAGATAAAGCTTTACACCATGCGTCTAAATTCACTTCACTATTAACATTTAGACATTGACACCATGTTTTGCTCttaatttaaattaaataataactATAAAAAGGTTCAAGTGCAGACTGTCCAATTGGGTTGTAAATGCCTTCCAAGTTCAGCCTGACAAACAGTTCAAGAACTACAGTCCTTTTCAGGGCGCCCAAAAGGCATTTTCCCCTCATCCATTCATAAAGTAATAATTTCAAAGTTTTTCCTGTACAATGACCTATAGAAGTCTGCAACTCACATAAATGACCAGACTGCATCGTATTGCCAGACTCTTTGCAGCTCAGTATATATCATGGGGAAGATTCAGCTGCGATTCCACTTGGCTCTAAATTACTCTGACAGCACGGAGCATGTGGTTGGCTAAATGGTTCAATACCTCAAATTTTAGTCAGCCTCAAATTGCCATAATCCTGCTACACATATTTAAGATAGACAAGAATGATTAATCACAACTAATTTCCCCATTGAAAACACTTCTAGAAGTCATTGTGCATAAATAAATTTAGACTGCATACTACAAACGACTACTTGTAAATAAGCACATTTCCTATGATAAATCGGTACATTTCCAGGTTAATGTGGGTGGAAAACACTAATCAGTGATGCCAGGCTGTGCCACAGTACTCAAGTGGCCGACCATGCATCCATGGCACAGAGAGGGCATCATTTGTGTCCTCGACAGCACTGTAGTCATGCACCTGAGGGCATTTTGATGAATAATTCAGTGCGATTAGAATATTGACTGCCTAGTGTTCACCGACTATTCAAACATATGTATTTCTTcaacaccatttttttttttttaaatacaaagaATGCAAAAATCTGCCATAACATCATGGGGACATCGTTATCATAATTTTTGATCCGTTCAAATAGCTATGGTCATTCTGAAATGGTAGGAACATGAAAAATGAGGACTGTGGATGATTCATGATATTAAATAACCCTCAAATTACAGTTGACGGTCTCCACTTAAATCTCACAGTCACTATATTATTTCACATTCAAAGTACTAAGAGCATtgagccaaaaaaacaaacaatgtgtTGCTGTCCAAATACTCGTGGACCTCAGTTAATGTCAGTGTGAGGaaactaaaaagaaaaacttaCTTGAAGTCTTTGCAGTCTCTGTCCATGCCATTGAGCAGGCCTCTTCCATTGGCTTTAGAAGCgtcgctctcctctcccaccttcATCTCTGGGTTCTTGTCCTCCTCAAAGGGGGATGCCTTCTCTTGGCCctcgctcttctctctcccgTCTGGGTCAGCGTCTCCTCCACCCTGTAATCACAGAAAAGATAAAGTAAGACTATGTGCCACCGCTGTGAATGTGGGAACGTAGCGCGCGATTCTGTGACTTACGTAGCCACCATTCCTGTAGCGGCCATCCATCTTGTCACCAGGTGAGGAGCTCAGGACGTACTCCACCATGCTCACCCCCAGGCCTCCGCCTTCTGAGCGAGGTGACAGCACCGAGTTGGCGTCGCCGTTCCCGTGGAAACTCTGGCCGGGTCGCCGCTGCACCATGATTGGCTGGGATACTGAATGATCTGAATGGAAAAATGGGATAAACGTTGTAATAGTCCAGTTTGTGTATATACAGATGTGCAAAACCCAGCTAGATAAAAGGCGTGACTATAAAACAGTGGGGAAGGCATAGTGCTAACTCTGATCACATAATTGGGCTGATGAAGGATGTACTGACAGAACCCAATTCCTAGCATTCAGATCTCACAATGAATTTACTATCTTGAAGAAAAACAAGCTGAACGAAAACAAGAGACGCAAACAAATGAGGAGCCACTCACGAGATGTTCCCCATGCGTtgtccctccactcctctccaaGAAGCATccctttccttccatccttgGCCAACTCATCAGAATCCCAGAGCTTTTTTGCTGGCAGAAGCTGTAAGGAAAAGACATTTTTCTAAGCATCTAAGATTACTTCATTTTGTTTCCATACATATATTAAAAGATAAGATCAACAACGTGCAAATGTTAACATTAAATACTGTGTAAAAGCCTCCATATCAAAGTTTGACTCTACGACATTagacagcacaaaaacaaagttCATAAACAATGGAAGGCtactgaaaaacatttttttatgatCAATTATGCTTCATTCAGAATATTTTCAAATGGAtatacagggttcccacacgtTTTCACTAATgaaattccaaaacttttccatgaccCCTATTCAAATTTTAATGACTAAATTACAAAAAAGGTAACCATCAACTACACTAGCTTTAAgcgtttgtttttcactttaaaataaaggattataatattattttacctgtcaacaaaaaacagtcaGCAAACAACATTGTCCTCCAACAGAGAGGTCTAGCCCTCTAGCCACAgctttgtgacatttgacagtattcatgaaaaaaaaattattaactTCACATATaaaatttcaaacttttctcccttttatcAACTTCTCCAGGCCTGAAAAACaccattttaaaattccatgactttttccaggttttccaggaGTGTGGGACCCCTGGATATAGCTAGGGAGAGAAGTGGTTGGCCCTTTGAAATACGCTGCCATAAACAGCCATGGCTTATTGAAAACTTGGTATACAGTGGTTGGTTTGTAAGCTTGAGGTTTGTTTATGAGGTTCTACTGCAGTGTAGTCTTGGTTAGCCAAACCTTTCTCCTCACTGCATGTCATTTTGGTTTAGCGCTGCAACTGTCAAGTTGGAATGAAGgtagaaaaactgtaaaaatccTGAAAAGGTTTGTATTTCTTCAACCAACAACAATCCAGAACTATGTTGTCCATGGGTGGCATTTAAAAATTGGGCGCTGGCTTGTATATGTTAcggtaaatgtgtgtgtgtggggggggggggggggggggaatggtaaatgtatacatttaccaACAAGGCGGTAAATGTAAACATTTCCCAGGTTAAATCTGGTACATGTGTACATTTCCCAGTTAATGCCAGTGGAAAACACTAGTTGCAGTAGTTCCACTAGTTCTGCTCATATTAACCGagaaatgtacacatttaccATGGGAAATGAGTACATTTACAAActctacagtatatgtgcacATTTACCAATAAATGCACATTCACCATTTTCCCACCTTTACTGTAATGTATGCATGCAAGAGTTTTACTGCCCTTGCATTTTGCATCCACATAGTACACAGACACCTGGTTATGATGCGAGGACCAACACCTTACCTCTCCCATGCCCCTGGACTCCAAAGCAAGAGCTTGAAAGTCATAGTTCATTTCATCCACAGCACGGACCTGAgacaaaaaggaggaaaaggttTGAGCTACACCATTTCACATGCTGATTTTGGTTTAAACCTAAGTAAAATCACAAGACCGTAAGCAGAACGCTAAAAGCACTGAGTACAAGGCCACAATGTAGAGACAGTGCACATTACATTGGCCCTGCTCATCAAGGGGGAAAACAAACTATAGTCTCATCTTCTTAttcaactataactataaaatgAGACCTACAGTGTTTCAAAGCTCTACTAATATGCTACCAAAGTGTTTTTACTACACAGAGGCATTCATCATGGAGCTGCTTAGGAATATAGCACAGTGCAACCACTTTATACAAAAAGTTTATCCGCATTCAAACAGAATCTATGCATTTAAGTTGATGCTTTCAGGATATGTTCACAATTATTAAAGCGACATTGTTCTGTTAGCAACAACACATTAACCAAATCCAGGATCAGCATCTCAAAAAACAGTTTTACCTTAGTTTGTCAAGTAACATTTATAGACCTTGAATGGAATACAACACACCAAATTCAGTTTTGAAATGTGTTACTCTTATTCCTGATTAGCTATCCTATCAGTGAAGTACAGCTCTGTCAAGAATACATTTTACCAACATAGAGATATGACAGTTACAGTATCCAGAATGATTTTGTAGGAGTCACTGTGCATTTTCTGGTTTGGGACTGATAATGCTAAAATTCATGTGGATGTGAAAAGGTCACAAAAACATAACAGATTAGAATCTTGCTGCTCTGACATTTAGCTATGAGACAAAGATGTTCATAATTATTGTTACTTTTGCATGGCATTCTCCCTTTATATTATGTTACAGATTTGCAGTGTACAGTTGCACAGCTGCCACTAATTTAGACCACATAAAATATAACCATAACATCTAAAAACACTCACTGAAATTAAACAAAGTCAATGATACCATTAATGCTCGATTATGTTCACTTTCTTAAGAGACTAGTGTAAATAAGCAATGTCCGTTAACCTGTTCCATGTTCATCGGCTGGTATCAGGTATCAGCCATCCCACTACTTTGGGATGACTAATGCCTAACACTACAAAAACTCCCTGCCCTCCCCACCTCTTCAAACACGGACACACTTCCCAAGACAGCGTCTCTTTTCATCAGGCCGAGTGATAACCCCACACCTAATCCCACTGTATACACGCAGCCTGGTTGAACAAAGGTCTCAGACATGCGTGGGGCAGGGGGACCCAACTAAGGAACTGAGGAAGGACCTTGTTGCAATCAATGGATTGAGCAAATCACAATGGTGCCAGGTGTATCGCCACGCGAATGATTAGAAGGTTGGCCCCAAACCAGGAAATGTGAACATTTTTAAATCCAATCTGAAGATTTGTTAAAAAGAAACACCTTTGAACGGGGCTCATTAGTTCAACTCAATATTGACTGTTCTCCATCCCCCCCAATAGTCTCATGATTATCCTGAATGCTGCTGAGAACATAAAAATTTACATATCCATGTCCGTTATAAAACTAACTGCACTGCAACGAATTTCCATTCATATGACAGATATGAGCAATGAAACATGGAAAATGAGATTAAATAGGGAGACGAAGTCAATTTCACCCTCGCCCGGCTCTGGTTGACTCCCGTCTATTCTGTACATTGTAGATTACTTGATACAAGCAAACTATGAACCGTACGGTTCCCAATCTGAAATATGTAATAGGCCAAAGTGTGATATTTACTCCTTGGCCCAATTTCAATGGAATTCAATCGCTAAAACTTATGATTAAGCGTATTTACGTTTATGGCACTACACTTTCCAGCATCTGTTCGATACAATAAGGCACAACTTCCTAGTCTGGAATGTTCCAAATACGTAGCGGGGAAATTTCCATGCAAAGCTAACATGTCAGTGACAAGCACTCATTTGAACTCCCCAAAAGCATTAACTGCTTAGCTTGCTAGTTAACCTACTAGCTAACATTGCacaatgaatttttttttagctgcagATAGTTATGATCTTTGGCTAGTGTACACCATCCACTACCAGAAAGAAGCTATCATTTTGGTACGCTCCTTATGGTGAAGAGCGGGAAATGTAGTTCCATAACTGCACTTGTAAGTACACAATTTGTATCCAAGCCTTTTCTatcaaaagttgtttttttgtttttttttaaatgtgtatgGCTCGTAATTGCTTACGTAACAGTGGCCGCCACAAGATATTAATTTGTTTAGTTGCAATACAATCAAACATTGATACAAACAAAAAGCTATAAGAAACTGGTCTGAGAGACAGTCAGGTACATTCACTGTTGTGGTGTTAGTGGTAGCTTCATAGCAAGCTCAgcccagtgtttcctctacattAATTATGCAGTGGTCATCccgttagaaaaaaaaaacaatacaaaaagaaCCCTCTATTCTTACTGCACCCTCTGAAAATTTTAAAACCAATGTTAAAAACAAGTGATGGCATAATATACGCATCAATTAAGTGTTTGTGAGCTACAAGCGGCTTTGCAATTGGAAATGGGGCAGCACCGGGATTTGAAGCCAGACCCCAAACCAAAATACCCCCTGTGCCCACTgctacaaaaacaacaacataaacaaacactgcAGTCAGTCAGATATGTGAAGGCTACCAAAATGCCAATGGGTCATGTACACCAAGCATGACAGTTCCCTGATTAACCACTCAGCTCCACTTTTATGTTACTAAACCTAATGGCTAGTGCGTGAGCAAAAAGGTTGGGGCAAGTTGTGCTCAGAGGAAAGAAATTTTCACTGTTTGTGGTGGTGGCTAACTTGTTAGCAAGCTTTGCTGGTGAGCTTAAAACTGCTTTAGCATTGTGAATATTGAAACACTCTAGTTTAGCTCTTTTGTCAGCATTCTGAATGCTTCAAGAGGGCGATGCTCCGAGTATCTTGACAGAAATTGACAGTGCTTTGACCATGGTCCCATTTGGTGCCTACGCTCTGCCTCCTGGAGTGCCAATTCATACCTGAATACCGTGGTAACAGAGGATGGGTAtacatttgaaagaaaaactgAACCAGAAAGCCTTTAACTATTTGGACATGATCTATTAATGCAGGTACCCAAATGATACCAGCAAGTTGTTAAGTCAATAACAAGGAAAAAGCTCTGTGTGAAACACATGATATGACTAAAAGACAATTTGACATCCAAATTCACCACTTTTCCAATGTAAATTAATCTAACCTCTACTTGGAGCTTTCGTGGTTATTCCACCAATGGGAAGAGGGCAAAGGGAAGGAGTGTCCAATTCTGAAAGGCATGAGTACTATTCTACTGACattgtgcaaaacaaaacagcacaatTGTGTTCTTCCATTCTACACTTACATTGTGTTCCACCCATCACTGTTGTCacgtgaaaaccttgtaactcgaGTCTTggtgtttttcacattttaacttCAGTTAAAGGATTACGTGCTCCTCTATCGGTTTAGAAAATTCTTATGAAACCTAAAACCCCATTGGACAAAAGGCATGCATAAAAATGCATTGGCAATCTCTCCATGTAGCCTGCACTAAATTGAGTTACCCTGCAATGACTGGCCTCAGTTGTTAGGGCTTTGACAGAACACTTGTACCTGATCAACATGATTGCCATCTCCAGTTGGCCAGCGATGCTTGCTGGGCGCACAACCTCCGAGCTGCTCCCCAGGCTGCCTCTGAAAGAAGTATCCAACCGTGGCATCATCCTGGGATCGGCCACTCAGCGGAGGCTGCGGGGTACCTGGGGTAGGGTTAGCACCTCTGTCCATGCCCTGTAGATGTGGCCCTCCAGGACCCTGTCCACCTCCCCCGACTGTGGCTAGGGGCCCTCCGCCATGAACTCTGACACCCCCAGTCTCAGGAGCACCATTTGCATGCAGCATCCCACCTCTTGTCTCCTGCCAGGCCACGTCATTCATACCTAGGATGCTGCATGGAACGCTCATTCCACGGGAAAGCCTAAATAAGAATATGATAGAGTGTGGAAAATGATGAGATTTACACAATAAATTTTAGAAGGTGGCATCTAGATTAACCTACTATAAGGCCCAAAATATATTTGAGTATTTAGGCCTGATGACAGAAGAAAATGCAATCACATTAGGGCACATATTCCTATTATGTAAATTTTCACCAGTTCGGTGCATCATCATAACATAGATAATTGACTTTGGCTGATTACAAGTGCCTGATTGTCTACCAGGATGGTGGTGTGACAAACGCACTCACGACTATCTGGTTTAAGTTACTTTTTTTCCTCAATGCCGCCTGACGCCGATCTAGGACCCACAGATGATTACTCACGAAAACATTATTGTATCCTGATTGACTTGAAACTAATGAAAGCTGTGGTACATGTGGCCTTCGTCGCTGACTGCTCTATGAGCCTTATATAAACAAACCCAAGACAGCTTACGAAGTAGCTGGCAGGGAAGGCTGCAACCAGGAGGCTAGAAAACTACTCATTGATGTAAATGTCCTCGCTGGGATATGACTAATCCCCGGGACAGTAACTCCGTATCGTGGTTCTTTTATGCTCGTTGAATTGTAATTGATGTTTCCCCGAATGTCCAACATTTCATTGCTAGCTCAATGATGTTGGGGTTAATTGGGAAGAATAATTTTGGCAATCGCAGACCTAGTGATCTGCGACTGAGCGAAGCAAGAAGACAAAACAAGTGGCTGACAATGATGTTGATGGCTTGTAATGATACCGAGAATGCTAACGTTATCGTTTGCCTAGTGTTAGCTGGTGATCATGTAATGTAATACGCTAACAACGCTAACATTGATGTACAGATGATTAACATGTAACATTAGTAAGGTACTTGGCGTCAACTACCCAATGAAAAGGGGTAATTGGGAACTGTAGTTGTCTTTGTAAAATTAGGTTAACATTTACGTTACTGACTGTTCCAGCAAACCGACGTGCCCTGTTGGCTAGCCTTTTAGCAAGCTTGCTAGCCAACATTGACGCGTTAGCTAACCTAGCCAGCAGGTCCGCATTTAGCTAATCAGCAGACTCCTACCTTTAACTGAACATTTAACGTTGACTTCAGACGATTAATTGTTAGTCAGTACTATCTCCATTACCTAGTAGCTATATTCTTGGGTTAATTCATATTGCTCTTCACGCTAGCTCAAATCGGACATGTTTAGCGTTAGCTAACGTTGGTTACCTAGAGTGATAGCATTAGCCTTACCTCTTGGCTAACCAGCTAACGGCAGCAGGCCTGTTGTTCTGTTTATTATTAGACAGCTACGTTAACGTTAGATATAACTAATCTACTAGAGTGACCATTGAGTTAACGCTACAGTAAATTGGTTAGCTCTGTTGTTAGGTGGGGAAGACAGGCGCTTGTTTTCGTGGCTCGTAATACCGCCTCGCTTATATCTAACAAGCCAAATAAACTAAAACAGCTAACGTTAGGGTTAGCAAACGCTAGTTGCTAACTTGGTGTTGTGTGAGCTAAAACATCAGCCAAACACTCACTGGCTAAACAACATGGCCCCCCTTCAAGTTCCAAACAGAGGGGCCTAAACCGCTAAACAAAAGGGGAAATACTCACACACCACGGCAATCACGTTTAAAACAGTCGCTGTGAATAGCGGTTATATTCGATTTGGTCTAATAAATAGAGATACTCACGCGTTGTCGTGTCGAGAGAGGGTCTATGCTTGTTGCACACAGTCAAGCCAAAAtctatattgttttgtttccgTGGAGAGCGGTGATTTAGCAAGGCTTGAACGTGTAGTCAAAGCTAAGAGTTTGCCTACGCTAGTGCCCCCTCCCTGTATATAGCGTAAACTACGTAGACCTGCGTAGAACAATGTCAACCAAAATGTGATATTTCAACGTACCTTTTGTACACCATGTAAAAGTGTAAGTCTATGTCAGCATTTATTTAATTTGCTTTACGGTTTACCAAGGATGTTGTAAATTAACACGTTTCACGAAGAGCCCGTCCAaaagccatgctgctgctgtagaaTTAAATCGGCATCTAGGCTGTTTGAATGAATCTTTATTAGCCTAGATACTAATTACATGTCGTGGCCAAGACAATGAACTCAATGACTAGAGCGGCTAAGGCGTgtagctttttttgtttgttttgtttgacgTGTGGAACAATGTTTCAATAGCAACTGCGCTCATAATATGAGTCATGTTAAAGGGGAATTACAAAAATAATGTAGCATAGCCTAGACCAGTGTCCATCATGCAGTTATACTTGGTAGATTTTAGCTGATCCTGGGTCGGGTGGGTCCTAGTGGTACATGACCCTCCTCTACATCAGGGAAAACCATGAGATCCAATCACCTCTTCCTTTACAAACTGTGATCTCACCTCCCTATTTCCGATTGGATTGCTATATTTAGGAAAGCACTCCTGCGCTTTATAAAGAAAGCGCCGTTGTTACTGGTAAAGGAGCTGTAGTTGGGAGACGAGCTCTGGCTACGGGAAAAACTCAGCCCAGTCTCTTTTCCTCACAGGCTATAAAAGCAACGGAACTGgatacattaggctacattttcaTTTCGGATGTTACATTTGTACAATAGGCAGAAAAGAAGCAACAAATGGCAGATATACGGAAGAAACTTGTCGTGGTGGGGGACGGCGCGTGTGGGAAAACATGCCTGCTGATCGTGTTCAGCAAAGACGAGTTTCCCGAGGTGTATGTGCCAACTGTGTTTGAGACCTATGTGGCGGACATAGAGGTGGACACCAAGCAGGTCCAGCTGGCTCTGTGGGACACGGCGGGCCAGGAGGACTACGACCGGCTGCGGCCCCTGTCCTATCCGGACACCGACGTCATTCTGATGTGCTTCTCCGTGGACAGCCCCGACTCCCTCGAAAACATCCCCGAAAAGTGGGTGCCAGAAGTCAAACACTTTTGTCCGAACGTACCCATTATTTTAGTCGCCAACAAAAAAGACTTGCGCAACGACGAGAACGTCAAGAACGAGCTGTCCAGACTGAAACAGGAGCCGGTGAAGACGGAGGACGGGCGAGCCATGGCCATGCGCATTGGCGCATATGACTATTTGGAGTGCTCCGCTAAAACCAAGGATGGGATATGGGAAGTGTTCGAGACTGCAACACGGGCAGCCTTACAAAAACGACAAAAACCAACTAGTAACTGTGCCAACTGCTGTGTCCTGTCGTGAATGGACGCTGTCCGGAGAACTCCGACGTACAGCCGAGAGGTTTTCCCCGCTGGGACCTCCTGGTGTCTGAACATGCATGGGCAGTGACCGTAGTTTGGATTCTTCCTGCAATCAGATGACCTTGGTTGAACCAAAACTAATGACTGAAAAGAAGTTCGCTCTAAAACACCCGATAATCAGCTGGTATCCGGGTGTCTAAAATGTACTGGTGACAGCATGTCCTCCATAGGCCACATGATCCTAGTTGTATGACTGGGGCAGGGGCAAAAAGGACAGACAACAAGCCACCACCTAA
This genomic stretch from Centroberyx gerrardi isolate f3 chromosome 18, fCenGer3.hap1.cur.20231027, whole genome shotgun sequence harbors:
- the LOC139927094 gene encoding rho-related GTP-binding protein RhoB, translating into MADIRKKLVVVGDGACGKTCLLIVFSKDEFPEVYVPTVFETYVADIEVDTKQVQLALWDTAGQEDYDRLRPLSYPDTDVILMCFSVDSPDSLENIPEKWVPEVKHFCPNVPIILVANKKDLRNDENVKNELSRLKQEPVKTEDGRAMAMRIGAYDYLECSAKTKDGIWEVFETATRAALQKRQKPTSNCANCCVLS